In Cydia splendana chromosome 26, ilCydSple1.2, whole genome shotgun sequence, the following are encoded in one genomic region:
- the LOC134803276 gene encoding zinc finger protein 354B-like isoform X1, which produces MMETPNTLHSGMCRCCSSEGTFKDIKTKYHWMGEEEVYAEMLTDCFDIKIQTPEDMDNGICEVCITQLRNAVNFKKQVLHTEEQFKRRLQGRDVKNPIKIESVEDPNDSDHLSDPDFTEEYEVPIKQEVEEKPKAKKRQAKPATPRAKKAKTEAESSQRDARRTRIITIDATNQKAGIKLDISRNVLRLPKVGPSETRKNLHNLDFPRHTPVVKMGPLITSAGNKLPIIVSTMSLKQSTPVTKAQNKPSQRLTNSGSEVIENQQNLEIILRHSNATPSLGHRGIGYACFFCSTQFPDPADLKRHTIEFHDDNKRDPALPPLTLDKLSVKIDITNLKCTICFKSSSRLSDLLHHLRVDHGQPIHTDAEKYLLPFRFDTDSDRPTCAVCDTEYSGFRTLLEHMNKHYRNYVCDICNAGFVIKASLRSHKRAHQNGDFQCDQCPQIYNTIVRLRYHIRYAHQGQDKRHKCAYCGEKFAGLIMKNNHEVKEHGVAPKLAKCKACNKTFRNNQSLRVHYKVHHLMIKNYKCSYCEMSFPTSSDLRDHTVKHTGARDFKCEICQKAYGRKVTLVQHMRSHNNDCRHKCTHCSMAFVQKCALKSHMRSIHGIEK; this is translated from the exons atgatggAAACACCGAATACGTTACACAGCGGCATGTGCCGATGCTGCTCGTCGGAAGGCACGTTCAAAGACATTAAAACGAAGTATCATTGGATGGGAGAGGAAGAGGTTTATGCAGAGATGTTGACCGATTGTTTTGATATCAAA ATACAGACTCCGGAAGACATGGACAATGGCATCTGCGAGGTGTGCATCACGCAGTTGCGGAACGCTGTCAACTTCAAGAAGCAGGTGCTGCACACAGAAGAACAGTTCAAGAGGAGACTCCAGGGACGGGATGTTAAAA ACCCTATCAAAATTGAATCAGTGGAGGACCCTAATGATTCCGATCACCTGTCTGACCCTGACTTCACAGAAG AATACGAAGTCCCCATCAAACAGGAGGTGGAAGAAAAGCCGAAGGCCAAGAAACGCCAGGCCAAGCCCGCGACGCCGCGCGCCAAGAAAGCCAAGACCGAAGCCGAGTCCTCCCAAC GTGACGCACGAAGAACTAGGATTATCACAATCGATGCAACTAATCAAAAAGCGGGTATCAAGCTTGATATCTCACGGAACGTCTTGCGACTGCCCAAGGTCGGCCCCAGTGAGACGAGGAAGAACCTGCATAATCTAG ACTTTCCGCGTCATACACCAGTCGTAAAGATGGGACCTCTCATTACGTCGGCTGGAAACAAACTGCCCATTATCGTATCGACTATGTCCCTTAAGCAATCGACACCTGTAACCAAAGCACAGAATAAGCCAAGTCAGCGTTTAACAAACTCAGGGAGCGAAGTGATTGAAAATCAGCAAAATTTAGAAATCATTCTACGTCATTCCAACGCGACACCGTCACTTGGCCACCGCGGTATCGGCTATGCCTGCTTCTTCTGCTCTACACAATTCCCCGACCCGGCCGACCTCAAGAGACACACTATAGAATTCCACGATGATAACAAGCGAGATCCTGCTTTGCCACCGCTAACACTCGATAAATTATCAGTTAAAATAGACATCACAAATTTAAAGTGCACAATTTGTTTTAAAAGTTCTTCCCGACTTTCTGACTTACTGCACCACTTGCGGGTGGACCATGGTCAACCCATTCACACCGATGCTGAAAAATACTTGTTACCTTTTAGATTCGACACCGACAGTGATCGTCCAACATGTGCAGTATGCGACACAGAATATTCGGGTTTCAGAACTTTACTAGAACACATGAATAAGCATTATAGAAATTACGTTTGCGATATTTGTAACGCAGGTTTCGTTATTAAAGCAAGCCTTCGGTCTCACAAAAGAGCTCACCAGAACGGTGATTTTCAGTGCGACCAATGCCCTCAAATCTACAATACTATAGTGCGTTTGAGATATCACATTCGCTACGCCCACCAAGGTCAAGACAAGAGACACAAATGTGCCTACTGCGGCGAAAAATTTGCGGgcttaataatgaaaaataatcATGAAGTTAAAGAGCATGGAGTTGCTCCCAAGTTAGCCAAGTGTAAGGCTTGTAACAAAACCTTCCGAAACAACCAAAGCCTTCGTGTGCATTATAAGGTACACCATTTAATGATAAAGAACTACAAGTGTTCATATTGTGAAATGTCGTTTCCGACCAGCTCCGATTTAAGAGATCACACGGTGAAACACACCGGCGCTCGTGATTTCAAATGCGAGATTTGCCAGAAAGCATACGGTAGAAAGGTCACACTGGTACAGCATATGAGGAGCCACAACAATGACTGCAGGCACAAGTGCACCCACTGCTCGATGGCGTTTGTCCAAAAATGCGCTTTAAAATCGCACATGCGTTCGATACACGGGATAGAAAAATAA
- the LOC134803276 gene encoding PR domain zinc finger protein 5-like isoform X7: MMETPNTLHSGMCRCCSSEGTFKDIKTKYHWMGEEEVYAEMLTDCFDIKIQTPEDMDNGICEVCITQLRNAVNFKKQVLHTEEQFKRRLQGRDVKNPIKIESVEDPNDSDHLSDPDFTEEYEVPIKQEVEEKPKAKKRQAKPATPRAKKAKTEAESSQRLTKKSFVKVKSTPKNQKKTSSNIASAVKAGKAQPLKGEVRKNERVTIRKRADKNKTKEKDQKPIEIHMHRNNIREILANSNATPIRCHGDIGFTCCFCPKQFPSPADLKNHTIQEHDHKTKQNFMGGGVMHSYIVKLDITSLCCELCASDLESLDQMVHHLIERHGKKLYTDIKNHILPFKFDDDKLRCVMCKVEFNSFKHLQEHMIVHFRNYVCDICDSGFINRRMQRAHAKTHLTGKFVCSTCSKVFDTVLKLKSHERQVHSTIKYNKCGYCSEKFKDFKHKLKHLTDVHGIKKEKSKCKACDKAFSSPSALSVHIKRNHLIERHHKCDQCEMTFYSIRELEHHLVKHSGTREFQCDVCYKYYGLRKTLVEHMRIHTNDRRFECPHCGMTFVQKCSLKGHLRCKHSELT, encoded by the exons atgatggAAACACCGAATACGTTACACAGCGGCATGTGCCGATGCTGCTCGTCGGAAGGCACGTTCAAAGACATTAAAACGAAGTATCATTGGATGGGAGAGGAAGAGGTTTATGCAGAGATGTTGACCGATTGTTTTGATATCAAA ATACAGACTCCGGAAGACATGGACAATGGCATCTGCGAGGTGTGCATCACGCAGTTGCGGAACGCTGTCAACTTCAAGAAGCAGGTGCTGCACACAGAAGAACAGTTCAAGAGGAGACTCCAGGGACGGGATGTTAAAA ACCCTATCAAAATTGAATCAGTGGAGGACCCTAATGATTCCGATCACCTGTCTGACCCTGACTTCACAGAAG AATACGAAGTCCCCATCAAACAGGAGGTGGAAGAAAAGCCGAAGGCCAAGAAACGCCAGGCCAAGCCCGCGACGCCGCGCGCCAAGAAAGCCAAGACCGAAGCCGAGTCCTCCCAAC GTCTCACGAAGAAATCTTTCGTGAAAGTTAAATCGACACCGAAGAATCAAAAAAAGACTTCCAGTAATATTGCTAGCGCTGTGAAAGCAGGAAAAGCACAACCGTTAAAGGGTGAGGTCCGAAAGAATGAAAGAGTCACAATAAGAAAACGTGCCGATAAGAATAAGACAAAAGAGAAAGATCAAAAGCCTATTGAGATACACATGCATCGTAACAATATTAGAGAGATTTTGGCCAATTCCAACGCTACTCCAATTCGTTGTCATGGCGATATCGGCTTTACGTGTTGTTTCTGTCCGAAGCAGTTCCCAAGTCCCGCAGACCTCAAAAATCACACAATACAAGAACACGACCACAAAACCAAGCAAAACTTTATGGGAGGAGGGGTAATGCATTCGTACATAGTTAAACTAGATATTACCTCCTTATGCTGTGAACTGTGTGCCAGTGATCTAGAAAGTCTAGATCAAATGGTTCACCATTTAATTGAACGCCACGGCAAGAAACTTTACACGGATATTAAGAATCATATTCTGCCTTTCAAGTTTGATGATGACAAATTGCGATGTGTCATGTGTAAGGTCGAATTTAATTCTTTCAAACATCTACAAGAACACATGATTGTGCATTTCAGGAACTATGTCTGTGACATATGTGATAGTGGATTTATCAATCGAAGAATGCAGCGAGCCCACGCTAAAACACATTTAACCGGTAAATTCGTATGCAGCACGTGTTCTAAGGTGTTCGACACTGTACTGAAACTAAAATCGCACGAACGACAAGTCCACTCCACCATAAAGTATAACAAATGTGGTTACTGTAGCGAAAAATTCAAAGACTTTAAACATAAACTTAAGCATCTGACAGACGTCCACGGGATTAAAAAGGAGAAATCGAAATGCAAAGCGTGCGATAAAGCTTTCAGTTCCCCATCAGCTCTTAGCGTTCACATTAAACGCAATCATTTAATAGAGAGACACCATAAATGTGACCAATGTGAAATGACATTCTACTCCATAAGAGAGTTGGAGCACCATCTGGTGAAACACTCCGGTACAAGGGAGTTCCAGTGCGATGtttgttataaatattatgGTCTGAGGAAAACTCTAGTCGAACACATGAGAATACATACGAATGATCGTCGATTCGAATGTCCGCACTGCGGTATGACTTTTGTGCAAAAGTGCAGCCTGAAAGGACACTTGCGGTGTAAACATTCGGAATTAACATAG
- the LOC134803276 gene encoding zinc finger protein draculin-like isoform X2: MMETPNTLHSGMCRCCSSEGTFKDIKTKYHWMGEEEVYAEMLTDCFDIKIQTPEDMDNGICEVCITQLRNAVNFKKQVLHTEEQFKRRLQGRDVKNPIKIESVEDPNDSDHLSDPDFTEEYEVPIKQEVEEKPKAKKRQAKPATPRAKKAKTEAESSQRDARRTRIITIDATNQKAGIKLDISRNVLRLPKVGPSETRKNLHNLDVPHPHQTPDIKMGPLITSAENKLEQSSPVIKAQQKPKQRLTKAKREMIKNDQNLEIVLRHSNATPTLGRRGIGFACFFCPRQLPDPAELKKHTLELHDDFKRDPTLPALRHDTYTVKIDVTNLKCTVCFESYARLTDLLHHLRVYHDQPVHTDFEKCLLPFVFDSDRVTLTCAICDTEYTAFLKLQEHMNKHFKNYICDICNAGFVIKASLRSHKRAHQNGDFQCDQCPQIYNTIVRLRYHIRYAHQGQDKRHKCAYCGEKFAGLIMKNNHEVKEHGVAPKLAKCKACNKTFRNNQSLRVHYKVHHLMIKNYKCSYCEMSFPTSSDLRDHTVKHTGARDFKCEICQKAYGRKVTLVQHMRSHNNDCRHKCTHCSMAFVQKCALKSHMRSIHGIEK, from the exons atgatggAAACACCGAATACGTTACACAGCGGCATGTGCCGATGCTGCTCGTCGGAAGGCACGTTCAAAGACATTAAAACGAAGTATCATTGGATGGGAGAGGAAGAGGTTTATGCAGAGATGTTGACCGATTGTTTTGATATCAAA ATACAGACTCCGGAAGACATGGACAATGGCATCTGCGAGGTGTGCATCACGCAGTTGCGGAACGCTGTCAACTTCAAGAAGCAGGTGCTGCACACAGAAGAACAGTTCAAGAGGAGACTCCAGGGACGGGATGTTAAAA ACCCTATCAAAATTGAATCAGTGGAGGACCCTAATGATTCCGATCACCTGTCTGACCCTGACTTCACAGAAG AATACGAAGTCCCCATCAAACAGGAGGTGGAAGAAAAGCCGAAGGCCAAGAAACGCCAGGCCAAGCCCGCGACGCCGCGCGCCAAGAAAGCCAAGACCGAAGCCGAGTCCTCCCAAC GTGACGCACGAAGAACTAGGATTATCACAATCGATGCAACTAATCAAAAAGCGGGTATCAAGCTTGATATCTCACGGAACGTCTTGCGACTGCCCAAGGTCGGCCCCAGTGAGACGAGGAAGAACCTGCATAATCTAG ACGTTCCACATCCACATCAAACACCAGACATAAAGATGGGACCTCTCATTACGTCGGCTGAAAACAAACTCGAGCAATCGTCACCAGTAATCAAAGCGCAGCAAAAGCCAAAACAGCGTTTAACAAAAGCAAAGAGAGAAATGATTAAAAATGATCAAAATTTAGAAATCGTTCTACGCCATTCCAACGCCACTCCGACACTTGGCCGCCGCGGTATCGGCTTTGCCTGCTTCTTCTGCCCTAGACAATTACCCGACCCGGCCGAACTTAAGAAACACACTCTAGAACTCCACGATGATTTCAAGAGAGATCCAACTTTGCCAGCTTTAAGACACGATACATATACAGTTAAAATAGACGTAACTAATTTAAAATGTACAGTTTGCTTTGAAAGTTACGCCCGACTTACTGACTTACTACACCATTTGCGGGTTTATCATGATCAACCCGTTCACACTGATTTTGAAAAATGCTTGTTGCCTTTTGTATTCGACAGTGATCGGGTAACATTAACATGTGCAATATGCGACACAGAATATACGGCTTTCTTAAAGTTACAAGAACACATGAATAAGCAttttaaaaattacatttgtgaCATTTGTAACGCGG GTTTCGTTATTAAAGCAAGCCTTCGGTCTCACAAAAGAGCTCACCAGAACGGTGATTTTCAGTGCGACCAATGCCCTCAAATCTACAATACTATAGTGCGTTTGAGATATCACATTCGCTACGCCCACCAAGGTCAAGACAAGAGACACAAATGTGCCTACTGCGGCGAAAAATTTGCGGgcttaataatgaaaaataatcATGAAGTTAAAGAGCATGGAGTTGCTCCCAAGTTAGCCAAGTGTAAGGCTTGTAACAAAACCTTCCGAAACAACCAAAGCCTTCGTGTGCATTATAAGGTACACCATTTAATGATAAAGAACTACAAGTGTTCATATTGTGAAATGTCGTTTCCGACCAGCTCCGATTTAAGAGATCACACGGTGAAACACACCGGCGCTCGTGATTTCAAATGCGAGATTTGCCAGAAAGCATACGGTAGAAAGGTCACACTGGTACAGCATATGAGGAGCCACAACAATGACTGCAGGCACAAGTGCACCCACTGCTCGATGGCGTTTGTCCAAAAATGCGCTTTAAAATCGCACATGCGTTCGATACACGGGATAGAAAAATAA
- the LOC134803276 gene encoding zinc finger protein 271-like isoform X6 yields the protein MMETPNTLHSGMCRCCSSEGTFKDIKTKYHWMGEEEVYAEMLTDCFDIKIQTPEDMDNGICEVCITQLRNAVNFKKQVLHTEEQFKRRLQGRDVKNPIKIESVEDPNDSDHLSDPDFTEEYEVPIKQEVEEKPKAKKRQAKPATPRAKKAKTEAESSQRTDGDAPKKRKKKKKKSDDSATPERIEHRVNLTAILQYSNASPFRDKTARGFSCLYCCAHFPHIDELRAHTAQQPEKDKLNSMIDYKLSYNPIKVDITNLECTVCHQPMRDLVELKDHLVFVHNKTIYKNIKDIILPFRLEDGHNFTCVVCSVVHISFKNLYHHMSSHYRNYCCNKCGAGYITIAALRKHMKTHEQGNFPCAYCDKTYTSFTKKRNHEKGVHTGGWLRNKCPHCPEIFVSYYDRSEHLVQVHNEKAVKYPCNACNKVYKKKFELNRHIKHHHLQQKSFLCDKCNAKFFSKRGLVDHLSRHSGGEVYTCEICAKTFARARTLKEHIRIHEDDKRFQCEVCKKTFVQKCSLKSHMRLHQDHLDIFKEFDDVKHLIDDRELTLKQIAAESKKKAEEEKRKQKFVPLDKM from the exons atgatggAAACACCGAATACGTTACACAGCGGCATGTGCCGATGCTGCTCGTCGGAAGGCACGTTCAAAGACATTAAAACGAAGTATCATTGGATGGGAGAGGAAGAGGTTTATGCAGAGATGTTGACCGATTGTTTTGATATCAAA ATACAGACTCCGGAAGACATGGACAATGGCATCTGCGAGGTGTGCATCACGCAGTTGCGGAACGCTGTCAACTTCAAGAAGCAGGTGCTGCACACAGAAGAACAGTTCAAGAGGAGACTCCAGGGACGGGATGTTAAAA ACCCTATCAAAATTGAATCAGTGGAGGACCCTAATGATTCCGATCACCTGTCTGACCCTGACTTCACAGAAG AATACGAAGTCCCCATCAAACAGGAGGTGGAAGAAAAGCCGAAGGCCAAGAAACGCCAGGCCAAGCCCGCGACGCCGCGCGCCAAGAAAGCCAAGACCGAAGCCGAGTCCTCCCAAC GAACGGACGGCGACGCGCCCAAGAAGCgcaagaaaaagaaaaagaaatcgGACGATAGCGCGACCCCAGAGCGCATTGAGCACAGGGTCAACCTTACCGCCATACTGCAGTACTCCAACGCCAGTCCGTTCCGCGACAAGACCGCCCGCGGCTTCTCCTGCCTCTACTGCTGCGCGCACTTCCCGCACATCGACGAGCTGCGGGCGCACACAGCGCAGCAGCCCGAGAAGGACAAGCTCAACTCCATGATCGACTACAAGCTTAGCTACAACCCCATCAAAGTGGACATCACCAACCTCGAGTGCACCGTCTGCCACCAACCCATGAGGGATCTCGTCGAACTAAAGGATCATCTAGTCTTCGTCCACAATAAGACTATCTACAAAAACATTAAAGACATCATCCTTCCTTTCCGTCTCGAAGACGGTCACAATTTCACCTGCGTCGTATGCTCCGTTGTTCACATATCTTTCAAAAACCTTTATCATCACATGAGTAGCCATTATAGAAATTACTGCTGTAACAAATGCGGCGCCGGCTACATCACGATAGCGGCGCTCCGCAAGCACATGAAGACCCACGAGCAGGGGAACTTCCCCTGCGCCTACTGTGATAAAACATACACCTCTTTCACAAAGAAGAGGAACCACGAAAAAGGCGTCCACACCGGCGGCTGGTTGAGGAATAAATGCCCTCACTGCCCAGAGATTTTCGTCAGTTACTACGACCGGAGCGAGCATCTAGTACAGGTACACAACGAAAAAGCCGTCAAGTATCCCTGCAACGCGTGCAATAAAGTATACAAAAAGAAGTTCGAGCTTAACCGTCACATTAAACATCACCACTTACAGCAAAAGAGCTTCTTATGTGACAAATGCAATGCTAAATTCTTCTCGAAACGCGGTCTCGTCGACCACTTGTCCCGGCATTCTGGCGGAGAAGTGTACACCTGCGAGATATGCGCCAAAACCTTCGCTAGGGCGAGGACTCTGAAGGAGCACATAAGAATTCACGAGGACGATAAGAGGTTCcaatgcgaggtctgcaagaaGACTTTCGTTCAGAAATGCAGCCTGAAGAGCCACATGCGCTTACATCAGGACCACTTAGACATTTTCAAGGAATTCGATGATGTCAAACACCTGATAGACGACAGAGAACTGACCTTGAAACAGATAGCCGCGGAAAGCAAGAAGAAAGCGGAGGAGGagaaaagaaaacagaaatttGTCCCGCTTGATAAGATGTAG
- the LOC134803276 gene encoding zinc finger protein 26-like isoform X8, whose product MMETPNTLHSGMCRCCSSEGTFKDIKTKYHWMGEEEVYAEMLTDCFDIKIQTPEDMDNGICEVCITQLRNAVNFKKQVLHTEEQFKRRLQGRDVKNPIKIESVEDPNDSDHLSDPDFTEEYEVPIKQEVEEKPKAKKRQAKPATPRAKKAKTEAESSQHFPRHTPVVKMGPLITSAGNKLPIIVSTMSLKQSTPVTKAQNKPSQRLTNSGSEVIENQQNLEIILRHSNATPSLGHRGIGYACFFCSTQFPDPADLKRHTIEFHDDNKRDPALPPLTLDKLSVKIDITNLKCTICFKSSSRLSDLLHHLRVDHGQPIHTDAEKYLLPFRFDTDSDRPTCAVCDTEYSGFRTLLEHMNKHYRNYVCDICNAGFVIKASLRSHKRAHQNGDFQCDQCPQIYNTIVRLRYHIRYAHQGQDKRHKCAYCGEKFAGLIMKNNHEVKEHGVAPKLAKCKACNKTFRNNQSLRVHYKVHHLMIKNYKCSYCEMSFPTSSDLRDHTVKHTGARDFKCEICQKAYGRKVTLVQHMRSHNNDCRHKCTHCSMAFVQKCALKSHMRSIHGIEK is encoded by the exons atgatggAAACACCGAATACGTTACACAGCGGCATGTGCCGATGCTGCTCGTCGGAAGGCACGTTCAAAGACATTAAAACGAAGTATCATTGGATGGGAGAGGAAGAGGTTTATGCAGAGATGTTGACCGATTGTTTTGATATCAAA ATACAGACTCCGGAAGACATGGACAATGGCATCTGCGAGGTGTGCATCACGCAGTTGCGGAACGCTGTCAACTTCAAGAAGCAGGTGCTGCACACAGAAGAACAGTTCAAGAGGAGACTCCAGGGACGGGATGTTAAAA ACCCTATCAAAATTGAATCAGTGGAGGACCCTAATGATTCCGATCACCTGTCTGACCCTGACTTCACAGAAG AATACGAAGTCCCCATCAAACAGGAGGTGGAAGAAAAGCCGAAGGCCAAGAAACGCCAGGCCAAGCCCGCGACGCCGCGCGCCAAGAAAGCCAAGACCGAAGCCGAGTCCTCCCAAC ACTTTCCGCGTCATACACCAGTCGTAAAGATGGGACCTCTCATTACGTCGGCTGGAAACAAACTGCCCATTATCGTATCGACTATGTCCCTTAAGCAATCGACACCTGTAACCAAAGCACAGAATAAGCCAAGTCAGCGTTTAACAAACTCAGGGAGCGAAGTGATTGAAAATCAGCAAAATTTAGAAATCATTCTACGTCATTCCAACGCGACACCGTCACTTGGCCACCGCGGTATCGGCTATGCCTGCTTCTTCTGCTCTACACAATTCCCCGACCCGGCCGACCTCAAGAGACACACTATAGAATTCCACGATGATAACAAGCGAGATCCTGCTTTGCCACCGCTAACACTCGATAAATTATCAGTTAAAATAGACATCACAAATTTAAAGTGCACAATTTGTTTTAAAAGTTCTTCCCGACTTTCTGACTTACTGCACCACTTGCGGGTGGACCATGGTCAACCCATTCACACCGATGCTGAAAAATACTTGTTACCTTTTAGATTCGACACCGACAGTGATCGTCCAACATGTGCAGTATGCGACACAGAATATTCGGGTTTCAGAACTTTACTAGAACACATGAATAAGCATTATAGAAATTACGTTTGCGATATTTGTAACGCAGGTTTCGTTATTAAAGCAAGCCTTCGGTCTCACAAAAGAGCTCACCAGAACGGTGATTTTCAGTGCGACCAATGCCCTCAAATCTACAATACTATAGTGCGTTTGAGATATCACATTCGCTACGCCCACCAAGGTCAAGACAAGAGACACAAATGTGCCTACTGCGGCGAAAAATTTGCGGgcttaataatgaaaaataatcATGAAGTTAAAGAGCATGGAGTTGCTCCCAAGTTAGCCAAGTGTAAGGCTTGTAACAAAACCTTCCGAAACAACCAAAGCCTTCGTGTGCATTATAAGGTACACCATTTAATGATAAAGAACTACAAGTGTTCATATTGTGAAATGTCGTTTCCGACCAGCTCCGATTTAAGAGATCACACGGTGAAACACACCGGCGCTCGTGATTTCAAATGCGAGATTTGCCAGAAAGCATACGGTAGAAAGGTCACACTGGTACAGCATATGAGGAGCCACAACAATGACTGCAGGCACAAGTGCACCCACTGCTCGATGGCGTTTGTCCAAAAATGCGCTTTAAAATCGCACATGCGTTCGATACACGGGATAGAAAAATAA
- the LOC134803276 gene encoding zinc finger protein 33B-like isoform X11 yields the protein MMETPNTLHSGMCRCCSSEGTFKDIKTKYHWMGEEEVYAEMLTDCFDIKIQTPEDMDNGICEVCITQLRNAVNFKKQVLHTEEQFKRRLQGRDVKNPIKIESVEDPNDSDHLSDPDFTEEYEVPIKQEVEEKPKAKKRQAKPATPRAKKAKTEAESSQRDTGATKKRKTALKEENEAPKTVLREKHMPEMQKQWHNLTTLLKYTNATPFKDRNDAGYICAYCFKTYPDPEVLRHHTQNDHVKEKPTYKAGSGMSSFVAFLDIVDLKCTLCNLPFENLKDLPEHLVTVHDKKYFLGVTDYFQPFKLTNEQQIKCCLCNEAYHNMKLLMQHMNVHYRNFICTTCGAGFVNSFRLNRHETTHGKKKSSFPCRHCGQVFAAESKKKAHVNTEHKGIAGDSVCQICKARFKNYYQKTRHMMQVHNVEGIKCDMCDKKFNLKSNLMLHMRSVHLKERPFECSVCSMGFFIKRHMLGHYMATHTNERKFKCDVCGKAYATQNSRRKHMKKNHGISKSTMLAQNQTIPK from the exons atgatggAAACACCGAATACGTTACACAGCGGCATGTGCCGATGCTGCTCGTCGGAAGGCACGTTCAAAGACATTAAAACGAAGTATCATTGGATGGGAGAGGAAGAGGTTTATGCAGAGATGTTGACCGATTGTTTTGATATCAAA ATACAGACTCCGGAAGACATGGACAATGGCATCTGCGAGGTGTGCATCACGCAGTTGCGGAACGCTGTCAACTTCAAGAAGCAGGTGCTGCACACAGAAGAACAGTTCAAGAGGAGACTCCAGGGACGGGATGTTAAAA ACCCTATCAAAATTGAATCAGTGGAGGACCCTAATGATTCCGATCACCTGTCTGACCCTGACTTCACAGAAG AATACGAAGTCCCCATCAAACAGGAGGTGGAAGAAAAGCCGAAGGCCAAGAAACGCCAGGCCAAGCCCGCGACGCCGCGCGCCAAGAAAGCCAAGACCGAAGCCGAGTCCTCCCAAC GCGACACCGGAGCGACTAAAAAACGGAAAACTGCTCTAAAGGAGGAAAATGAAGCTCCTAAAACGGTGTTACGAGAAAAACACATGCCCGAGATGCAGAAACAGTGGCACAACCTAACGACCTTGCTCAAGTACACTAACGCAACACCCTTCAAAGACAGGAACGATGCGGGCTACATATGCGCGTACTGTTTCAAAACGTACCCCGACCCCGAGGTCCTGCGGCACCACACACAGAACGACCACGTTAAAGAGAAGCCCACCTATAAGGCCGGGTCCGGCATGAGCAGCTTCGTCGCTTTCCTCGACATTGTCGACCTCAAATGCACACTCTGCAATCTCCCCTTTGAAAACTTAAAAGATCTCCCCGAACATCTAGTCACAGTTCACGACAAGAAATACTTCTTAGGCGTCACCGATTACTTCCAACCGTTCAAGCTGACTAACGAGCAACAGATCAAATGCTGCCTGTGCAACGAAGCCTACCATAACATGAAGTTGCTCATGCAACATATGAACGTCCATTACAGAAACTTTATCTGCACAACCTGCGGAGCCGGATTTGTTAACAGCTTTAGACTTAACAGGCACGAGACCACGCACGGTAAGAAGAAATCCAGCTTTCCGTGCAGACATTGCGGTCAGGTGTTTGCGGCAGAGTCCAAGAAGAAAGCTCATGTTAATACTGAACATAAAGGCATAGCTGGAGACAGCGTGTGCCAAATATGCAAGGCGCGTTTCAAGAACTACTATCAGAAAACTAGGCATATGATGCAAGTCCATAATGTTGAGGGTATCAAGTGCGACATGTGTGACAAAAAGTTCAATTTGAAGTCAAATCTCATGTTGCACATGAGAAGCGTACATCTAAAGGAAAGACCCTTCGAATGCTCGGTGTGCAGTATGGGCTTCTTCATTAAAAGGCACATGCTAGGACATTATATGGCGACGCATACAAATGAGAGGAAGTTTAAATGTGACGTTTGTGGAAAAGCATACGCTACTCAGAACAGTCGACGGAAACATATGAAGAAAAATCACGGCATTTCTAAGAGTACGATGTTGGCGCAGAATCAGACTATTCCTAAATAA